Genomic DNA from Candidatus Methylomirabilota bacterium:
CAGGAACCGGTCGAGGGCCCGACGGATCCGCTCGGGGGCGATGGGCCCGTCGCACTGAACGACCAGGAGCGTGTTGTTGCTCGGCTCCGCGTTCCTCCAGAGCGACTGCATCGCGATGAGGACGAGATCCGCGCCACGCAACGGGAGCCGACGGCTGGCCACGATGCTCGCTAGGCCGACAGATGCCGGCAGATATAGTTCGCCAGGGCCCGGGGGGAGACGAGGTTCTCTTCCACGAGGTCCTGGTCAGGCATCCAGAACCCGAACGTCGCCTCGATGAAGACGAGGACCTTCAACAGGGCCATGGAGTCGACGCCGGCCGCCTCGAACGCGTCGTCCGGCTGGATCGAACGGCCGCGAGCCATGATGGTGGTGTTGACGAACGCGGTCAGGATCTTGGCGACCTGGTCGGGATCGACCACAACACTCTGGCGCAAGGCGGTTTGACACTACAGCCATTGGAGGGACCAGGTCAATCCAGGTTCGGGTCCAGGCCCTTGACGGGCTGGCGCCGGCCGAAGGAGGCTACACTATGCCGGCCCCAATGGTCATCATCAAGACGCTGATCTTCATCATCCTCGTGCCGGGAACGGTGACGGTCGGCATCCCCTATCTGCTGCTCTCATCCGGCTGGTGGCGCGACTCGTACGAGAGCGGTGGCTTCCGGCTGGTCGGGATTCTTCCCATCGCGCTCGGCGCGATCACCTATTTTCGGTGCGCCTGGGATTTCGCCTTCGACGGCAACGGCACTCCCGCGCCCCTCGATCCGCCGAGGATGCTGGTGTCGAGAGGGTTGTACCGGATGGTGCGGAACCCCATGTACTTGGGGGTCGGATTCGTTCTGGTGGGGGAGGCCATTGTCTTCCAGTCCGTCGCCCTGTTTGTCTATGCGCTCGTCGTCTGGCTGTGGCTCCACGTCCTCGTCCTCTGGTACGAAGAGCCAACGCTGAGGCGGAGTTTCGGACGATCCTACGACGAGTATTGCCAGACCGTGCCGCGGTGGATTCCGCGCCTCGGGCTCAGTTCCGGCGCCGGGCCGTCAGCGGCTGGCCGCCCCAGCGCTCGAGCATCACGAACTCCGGGACGGCCTTGCGCGTGAGCTTGGTGAGCTGCTTGACCGGCCGGCCCAGCGGCATGACCGCGCACACGGCCACGTGCCGGGGGATGCCCAGGAGCTCCTGCAGCTTCGGTTCCTGGGCCACCGCCAGCGTGGT
This window encodes:
- a CDS encoding acyl carrier protein; the protein is MRQSVVVDPDQVAKILTAFVNTTIMARGRSIQPDDAFEAAGVDSMALLKVLVFIEATFGFWMPDQDLVEENLVSPRALANYICRHLSA
- a CDS encoding isoprenylcysteine carboxylmethyltransferase family protein, which gives rise to MPAPMVIIKTLIFIILVPGTVTVGIPYLLLSSGWWRDSYESGGFRLVGILPIALGAITYFRCAWDFAFDGNGTPAPLDPPRMLVSRGLYRMVRNPMYLGVGFVLVGEAIVFQSVALFVYALVVWLWLHVLVLWYEEPTLRRSFGRSYDEYCQTVPRWIPRLGLSSGAGPSAAGRPSARASRTPGRPCA